The proteins below come from a single Ananas comosus cultivar F153 unplaced genomic scaffold, ASM154086v1, whole genome shotgun sequence genomic window:
- the LOC109705527 gene encoding ctenidin-1-like: GGGGGGGGGGGGGGGGGGGGRGGGGGGGGGGRGGGGGGGGGGGGGGGGGGGGGGGGGGGGGGGGGGGGGGGGGGGGGGGGGGGGGGGGGGGVGGGGGGGGGGGGEGVALGCYTIGLKNRICDIFIFYGFEKRDMEEMYILQQTKSFLQETKS, translated from the exons gggggggggggggggggaggggggggggggggggggggggggggggggggggggggggggcggggggggggggggggggggggggggggggggcgggggggggggggggggggggggggggggggggggggggggggggggggggggggggggggggggggggggggggggggggggggggggggggggggggggggggggggggggggggggggggggggaggggggggggggggggggggggggggggggggggggggggggggggggggggtggggggggggggggggggcgggggggggggggggggagaagGAGTAGCtctaggctgctatactatcg GACTAAAAAACCGAATATGTGATATCTTCATCTTCTACGGTTTCGAGAAACGAGATATGGAGGAGATGTATATTCTCCAACAAACGAAGAGCTTCCTCCAGGAAACAAAGAGCTAA